One region of Anoplopoma fimbria isolate UVic2021 breed Golden Eagle Sablefish chromosome 10, Afim_UVic_2022, whole genome shotgun sequence genomic DNA includes:
- the irx1b gene encoding iroquois-class homeodomain protein IRX-1b, with amino-acid sequence MSFPQLGYPQFLSASHEVYGGGERPASAREGGTEGGLSSSATAAAVGSMLGMYGSPWAAHNYSAFLPYSGAADLALISQMGSQYELKDSPGSHPASLPVHAAQGFYPYGQYPYGDPSRAKTATRETTSTLKAWLQEHQKNPYPTKGEKIMLAIITRMTLTQVSTWFANARRRLKKENKVTWGRSAEDRDGRIFSSDNEDEQGKNGSDDEDEEEEIDLETVDIERPEEEEEEEQRVGEQDSLKGEGEGKGEGEGEGEAGLADREQASEPRSSESSRTLSVEALRGVEAAISLHRSPVVRLAVDRSPGRQECQRPPQSKPKIWSLAETATAPDSAHRPSPAAHSHHPALASAGHPALLPGHGIYTCQIGKLHNWANAAFLNANSLLNMRSLLGGASLHGAVPAARSDARLAAAAGPGASGTEDDSDVESSGSFSPKRDDEESDHRPGSLKSPFQLITDRPHHGTAPQRVVTTTL; translated from the exons ATGTCTTTCCCTCAGCTGGGATACCCCCAGTTCCTCAGTGCCTCCCATGAGGTGTACGGGGGCGGCGAGCGGCCGGCCTCTGCCCGAGAAGGAGGCACTGAAGGCGGCTTGAGCTCGTCCGCCACCGCCGCGGCCGTGGGCTCCATGCTGGGGATGTACGGGAGTCCTTGGGCGGCGCACAACTACTCCGCCTTCCTGCCGTACAGCGGGGCCGCAGACCTGGCCCTCATCTCCCAGATG GGCTCCCAGTACGAGCTGAAGGACAGCCCCGGCTCCCACCCTGCCTCTCTGCCGGTCCACGCCGCTCAAGGCTTCTACCCATACGGCCAGTACCCTTACGGGGACCCGTCGAGGGCCAAGACGGCCACCAGGGAGACCACCAGCACCCTGAAGGCCTGGCTGCAGGAGCACCAGAAGAACCCCTACCCCACCAAAGGAGAGAAGATCATGCTCGCCATCATCACCAGGATGACCCTCACACAG gtgTCGACGTGGTTCGCAAACGCCCGCAGACGCCTGAAGAAGGAGAACAAGGTGACCTGGGGCCGCAGCGCAGAGGACCGGGACGGACGCATCTTCAGCAGCGACAACGAGGACGAGCAGGGCAAGAACGGCAGCGACgacgaggatgaagaggaggagatagaTCTGGAAACAGTCGATATCGAAAGacccgaggaggaggaggaggaggagcagagagtgGGGGAGCAGGACTCCTTGAAGGGAGAGGgtgaaggaaaaggagagggagaaggagagggagaagcagGCCTGGCCGACAGAGAGCAGGCCTCAGAGCCCCGGagctcagagagcagcaggacgCTTTCCGTGGAGGCCCTGCGTGGAGTGGAAGCGGCCATTTCTCTCCACAGATCACCTGTTGTCAGACTCGCAGTGGACCGTTCTCCCGGCAGACAGGAGTGCCAGAGACCACCGCAGAGCAAACCCAAGATCTGGTCCCTGGCCGAGACCGCCACGGCCCCCGACAGCGCTCACAGACCCTCCCCGGCGGCCCACTCGCACCACCCGGCTTTGGCCTCCGCCGGCCACCCGGCCTTGCTCCCGGGTCATGGGATTTACACGTGCCAGATTGGCAAGCTTCACAACTGGGCCAACGCGGCTTTTCTGAACGCCAACTCTCTTTTGAACATGAGGTCGCTCCTCGGAGGCGCGTCTCTCCACGGCGCGGTGCCGGCGGCGAGGAGCGACGCACGgctggcggcggcggcggggcCCGGGGCCTCGGGGACGGAGGACGACAGCGACGTGGAGTCGTCGGGGAGCTTCAGTCCAAAGAGAGATG acgAGGAGAGCGACCACAGGCCTGGTTCCCTGAAGTCTCCGTTCCAGCTGATCACTGACAG ACCTCACCACGGGACAGCACCACAGCGAGTTGTGACGACGACGTTAtga